Sequence from the Thermoplasmatales archaeon genome:
AACATCTTAACGCCTCTTCTATCCTGGATGGAAACAAAAAACACATAGAAAAATTTGCCAAGTCATGCATGGCTGAAGGGATAGGAAAGTTAAGAATAACAAAATACATCTATACTCTTACAAAAATCTCTGGGATGTTAAAAAAGGATTTTTATGAGGCAAACAAAGAAGATATTGAGCGAATTATTTATGAAATCGAGGAGAGCGATTTATCAGAGTGGAGCAAACATGATTATAAGGCAACTCTGAAAAATTTTACTGGCAGACAAGTTAACTGCAAAAATCATAATTTTGATCTGTTACATGCGAAATCTGTGTTAGGATTCGGAAGTATTGTGATTGCTGCAATAGATAATAATACTCCAGAACAGCAGGTAAATTGAGGTTGAAATACTCAGTAAATAACTTAACTATAAAATAGACTGACCCCCCCCAATAATAGTAGGGTACAGTCATCTCTAAATAGCCCAGTACAGTCTCTCCTCTACTATCCTTTACTGCAACGCAAATTTCCCGAATGCCAGGTGTTTCATAGGAAACTTTAATAGTGTTGTTTTCTAACCAATCTGTATCCCATCCGTCTGGATTAAGAAGGTGGTTAAAGTTCCATCTATAAATATATGGTGGTTTACCCCCATATGCAACTGCCTTTAAAGTTACTGTTTGACCGACTTTTATTTTTTCAGGACCCTCTATATGAACACCCATAGGAGGATAATCTATTGAAACAGTGGTTGAATCTATATCATAATCTCCTTCATTATCATACACGCGCAATTTAACAGTATACCTGCCTATCTGAGTATATTTATATGTGGGTTTATCACCTATGTCATTATGCCAATTATCACCATCATAGAACATCCAATCATACCGATCAATGCAGCACCCGTTTTCATCATTATCATGGCTTTTTGCCCCGTTAAAATGAACATATTGATTGATATATCCATAGTAAGGTCCCCCGGCATCAGCTGTTGGCGGATTCCTTTTTTCAATCACTGTAACGTTTAATCCAGAGGACCAGTCACTTTCGCCATACGCATCTTTTGCTTTAACCTTGATAGTGTAAGTTCCTATATTGGTCCATTGATGAGTAAGAGTTTTTGGCACTCCTTGATCACATTTTTCTGTCCAACCACTATCGGTTCCATCTCCCCAGTCAAACAAATATTTAACAGTATCTCCTTCATAATCATAGGCTGTAGCTGAATACTCATATTCCTGATTTGTATGTACTTCTGTTGGCCCAGTAGGTGGAAGGGGTATGCCCGGAGGAGAATTGATAATGTTGATTCGGATTTTACCTGTTTTGTTACCGTAACTAGAGTTTATATAGATATTCCCTTCATGTAATCCATATCCTAACCTCGATGTATTCACTACAACAGCCCCAGGCCAAACAAAAGAGCGTGGCGCTGGTGCATATGGAGGGAATACACTCATCCAATCACTGTCATCGCTAGTTTTAAAATAAAGTACACCTATTCCCCCATTCCAAACACTAAAGTTGAAAACATAATATTGGTCTTTTAGGCAATCCCCAAAATCATGATCTGGCGGATTTGGAGATACTCGAAGAAGAGGAGATTTGGAGTTATCTGGTTGTATTGAAACATAATTCAATTTTCCCACGGTGTCGGCAACACAAGACTGAAAGCTTGCCAGATAACCTGCAACAAGCGGATAGCATATTATGCCAGCTTGAATTTTAATGTTTTTTCCTTCTTCAACATAAACTGGTGATGAACTTATATGTACGTTTCCATCATAGTTTGTATTAAAATAGTTAAATGGCATAGCATTAATAGCCTCAACAATTTGTTCATATGCAAACAAAACTTCATTAGCTTCGGTATCTATTATATTAAAAAATACCTTTATCGTAAAAACTCCTACAGTCTCCGTTCCCCCTCCAGCTAAGTTTACCCAGCCAGAGTAATCATAATCGAATGTAAACGTAACATAATCATTATCAGTCGGATACCAATTCACTACATTCCAACATGCCTGATAACCACTCAGCACACCAACAACAGCTGATGCACAGTTGGTAACAATTCTTACATCGTTTAGTGTGCCTTCTTCCCATCCTAGATCCCACCCTACCGCACCTCCAATATTCCTGTCCGAGTTCCAACCATCCCAGGGAGGATACAAAGTATCTTCTGATAAGTCACTACTATTACTTGCATTAGATATACCTATAAAAAATCTTCCATGATTATTCTCTGTATTTACGTTTATGGTGCTGTTGTAAATAATCATCAGCAGTAAACATATCAATACTCCCCATATTTTACTTTTCACATTATCTCCCCCTCATCTATCCACCCATTAATTATTAATACATAAAATTATTTATAAAGTTTTCGGTGCAGTTGGTCTTGTAGAATAAAAGAAAAAATTACAAACTAATTTTCTTTCTGTTCTATGAGGGGATGGGAATGAACTGGAAAGATAATATTAGATTGCTTATTGAAAATCTATTTGCATTTTTGGAGAAGTTGGGTGTCAAAAAAGCAAAATATAGAGGAATTGATAGAGTAGCAGTTCAACTTTATATAACAGCGATTACCTCGAATTTAGTTAAAGGGGTGAAATTAATGATTAAGCAAGTAGAAGAAAAAATTAGAGAATTAAATAAAAAAAATCAAAAATTGTTTACTGAATTGTGTTAAATATTTTTCTTCTTTTTTATTTTTCAATTATAATTTTTAGCTACTTTTTCAAAGCATTCTCATATGCATCTTTCCACATATCAACTGTTTTTTGAATTTAAATTTTGCTTATTCTCTCGCCTCTCCTTCCGTAACAATATTATAAATCACTTTCTCCACTCTTTCTATGGCATGAAGAACTTTTTCCAAGGGGCGTGCTTAGAGTTCAGGCGAGGAAAATATTATTTGCATTAGCGGAGTACCATAATTTTGCGAATAAAAGAAGAGGGGGATTATCCCAATAAAATAACTATAAATTCTCCTTCTTCATGGTTTTCTGCTGCTTATTGGTCGCAGTTTCTACTCCTATAGTTCACTTTACATCAAACAACTTCCTTATTTTCGCCAAATCATGATAACTCCACACTTTCTTATTTATCCTTTCCAATAATGCTTCCATTGCTTCCTCCTTCTTTTCAGGAATAAAAGCAATTCCTTTTCCCTTTACCCTCACCCATTGTATCTTTGGAAAGTGCTTTCTTAAAATGTAAACCTTTGTAGATGGATTTTTTGCATTGGTAAAAACATATCCTTTCTCCATTATTTCCTTCAACATTTCCCATGTTCTCTCGCCCAAGGTTTTGTTCCTCACTTTTATGTCTGAAGTATATTTTATCACGATACAATAAGGAATGCCAAGTCTTCTTGCTACCTCTGCCTTGCAGCCCAATTCACGAACCATTTTCCTTATTTGCTCCACTTTTTCCTTTGTGTAAATATACCTTCTTGGAATATCTTTTGTAAAATGCTTCACAAGTCTGTAACTTATTTTCAATTCACGAGAAACTTGTGTTTTTGGCTTTCCAGATAAAACTTCATCCCTAATGCGGTTTATCAAATCTAAGGTTATTTGCATTAATTAAAAATAAGCGATGCGGTTGTATATAAGGATTGTGGACTAAAATTTATAAAATAATTAATAACTCATAATTTATGAAACATATTTCATGCAATTAATGCACATATATTAAGTAAGAAAGTCTTGGAATGTTGTAAGTTATCCAAAATGGTAGGATTTATAAATAACAAGATAATTTTTTTTATGCAAGGATTTGACGAAATAGTGGAAAAATTAAAGAAGATTAAAGAAAAGGGATTTGTTAAAACACATAGAGCAGGCGATACTGGTGTTGGAAAAACTTTAGAAGATTTGTTAGGCATAAAAGAAAATAATGTGCCAGGTCCGAATGCCGAATTTATTGAACTAAAATCAGCGAGAAAAAATACATCAAGCATGCTTACATTATTCACTAAACCACCTTTGCCTAAAAGCACAAATTCTAAACTTCTTCAAGAATTTGGATATGTTACAAAAGATAGCAAAGGTAGAAAACGGTTAGAAACAACTGTAAATGCTGTAAGATATAACACCCTTCGAGGAGGAGTAGGTTTTAAAATAGACATTAAGAGAGATAGAATAGAGCTTGTGACAAAAGGGAGAGGAAAACCAGGATTACAAAATTTTTTTAACAATATCGCTAAAAGAGAAAGCGAAGAGGAAAGAGTTCTTGGATATTGGAAATATGATATACTAAAAAATAGTTTTGAAAGAAAATTACCACAAGTAATGTACGTTAAAGCAGAAGCAAGAGGTAAAGGTAGTGAAGAGGAATTTTGGTATAATGAAGCATGGCTGTTAAGTGGGTTTGATTTCAAAGGTTTCAAAGAATTGCTCAAGGAAGGAGTTATTTTAGTTGATATAAGAATAGGACAATATCCTGATGGACGACCACACGACCATGGAACGGCTTTTAGAGTTTTCAAAAATAATTTGGACAGATGTTTTAAAAACAGAATAAGGATAATATAATTAATAGGGCGGTTTCCAGAAATCCAAAATATATTCAAAGGTTGTTCCAAGAGTGATATAGTTACTCGGGTAGCCAAATATACCAACCTGATTT
This genomic interval carries:
- a CDS encoding PKD domain-containing protein; this translates as MKSKIWGVLICLLLMIIYNSTINVNTENNHGRFFIGISNASNSSDLSEDTLYPPWDGWNSDRNIGGAVGWDLGWEEGTLNDVRIVTNCASAVVGVLSGYQACWNVVNWYPTDNDYVTFTFDYDYSGWVNLAGGGTETVGVFTIKVFFNIIDTEANEVLFAYEQIVEAINAMPFNYFNTNYDGNVHISSSPVYVEEGKNIKIQAGIICYPLVAGYLASFQSCVADTVGKLNYVSIQPDNSKSPLLRVSPNPPDHDFGDCLKDQYYVFNFSVWNGGIGVLYFKTSDDSDWMSVFPPYAPAPRSFVWPGAVVVNTSRLGYGLHEGNIYINSSYGNKTGKIRINIINSPPGIPLPPTGPTEVHTNQEYEYSATAYDYEGDTVKYLFDWGDGTDSGWTEKCDQGVPKTLTHQWTNIGTYTIKVKAKDAYGESDWSSGLNVTVIEKRNPPTADAGGPYYGYINQYVHFNGAKSHDNDENGCCIDRYDWMFYDGDNWHNDIGDKPTYKYTQIGRYTVKLRVYDNEGDYDIDSTTVSIDYPPMGVHIEGPEKIKVGQTVTLKAVAYGGKPPYIYRWNFNHLLNPDGWDTDWLENNTIKVSYETPGIREICVAVKDSRGETVLGYLEMTVPYYYWGGSVYFIVKLFTEYFNLNLPAVLEYYYLLQQSQYFRILTQISHVTDQNYDFCS
- a CDS encoding glycosyl hydrolase; the encoded protein is MQGFDEIVEKLKKIKEKGFVKTHRAGDTGVGKTLEDLLGIKENNVPGPNAEFIELKSARKNTSSMLTLFTKPPLPKSTNSKLLQEFGYVTKDSKGRKRLETTVNAVRYNTLRGGVGFKIDIKRDRIELVTKGRGKPGLQNFFNNIAKRESEEERVLGYWKYDILKNSFERKLPQVMYVKAEARGKGSEEEFWYNEAWLLSGFDFKGFKELLKEGVILVDIRIGQYPDGRPHDHGTAFRVFKNNLDRCFKNRIRII